CAGTGGAAGCCGCGAAGAATGCTGATGTGTTGTACACAGATGTATGGGCAAGTATGGGGCAAGAAGCGGAACAAGAGAAACGCGTGAAGGATTTTGCAGGGTATCAAATCGACTCTCAGTTATGCAGTCATGCAAAGCCTGACTTTATATTCTTGCATTGCTTACCGGCACATCGTGGCGAAGAAGTTTCAGCAGAAGTGATTGATGGACCTAATTCTGTAATTTTTGATGAGGCAGAGAATCGCTTGCATGCACAGAAGGCAATCATGGTTGCTTGCTTAAGCTAGTTCTTTATTTTACGAATGTTTTATGATACATTGATTGATAGTGAAAAATATGAATATATAGTGATCTCGCGAGATCCAAATAAAAGGAGTATGATTATTCAAATGAGTAAAGAAAAAATTATTTTAGCGTATTCCGGTGGTTTAGATACTTCAGTAGCAATTAAGTGGCTACAAGAGAAATATAACTATGATGTAATTGCAGTAGGGTTAGACGTAGGCGAAGGTAAAGACCTAGAGTTCGTAAAAGAAAAGGCATTAAAAATTGGTGCAATAGCGTCTTACACAATTGACGCTCGTGAAGAGTATGCATATGAATTCGCACTACCAGCGCTTCAAGCAAATGCTTTATATGAAACGAAGTACCCTCTATCTGCTGCTTTATCTCGTCCTTTAATTTCTAAGAAATTAGTTGAAATTGCAGAAAAAGAAGGCGCAACTGCTGTAGCTCATGGTTGCACTGGTAAAGGTAACGACCAAGTTCGTTTTGACGTTTCTGTAACAGCTTTAAACCCAGATTTGACAATTGTTGCTCCAGTTCGTGAATGGGCTATGTCTCGTGATGAACAAATTCAATATGCACTTGAAAGAGATATTCCAGTACCAGTTACAAAAGAAAATCCTTTCAGTGTTGATGAAAACTTATGGGGTCGTAGCTGCGAGTGTGGCGTGTTAGAAGATCCATGGGCAGAAGCTCCTGAAGCTGCTTTCACTTGG
The nucleotide sequence above comes from Desulfuribacillus stibiiarsenatis. Encoded proteins:
- a CDS encoding argininosuccinate synthase, with the translated sequence MSKEKIILAYSGGLDTSVAIKWLQEKYNYDVIAVGLDVGEGKDLEFVKEKALKIGAIASYTIDAREEYAYEFALPALQANALYETKYPLSAALSRPLISKKLVEIAEKEGATAVAHGCTGKGNDQVRFDVSVTALNPDLTIVAPVREWAMSRDEQIQYALERDIPVPVTKENPFSVDENLWGRSCECGVLEDPWAEAPEAAFTWTNSISNTPDEAEYVEIEFKEGVPVKLNGEQLPLHELIVKLNTIAGKHGVGRIDHVENRLIGIKSREVYEAPGAMVLIQAHKEIEFLTLPKEIIQFKPVIEQKYAQMIYDGLWFSALRDVLDGFIKASQKTVTGTARVKLHKGTAFTVGRKSEQSLYNHELATYNPEDTFDHDAAIGFIKLWGLPTKVYAMVNKKNK